A window of Vidua macroura isolate BioBank_ID:100142 chromosome 4, ASM2450914v1, whole genome shotgun sequence genomic DNA:
gcccccccccgccccgacagggccccgcggcggcggcggcggctgcgcccCGGCCTCGCCGCTCTGGGCGCTGGAGGAACTCGCCAGTAAAACCttccaggggctggagctgggaatgctgcaggcgGCCGGAGGTAccggggccggggggctgcCGGGGCGGAGGGGCTccgccgggagcggggcggccACCGGGAACCGGGCACCGGGCAGGTGGCGGGGCTGGAGGGCGGTGGGGAGGCCGTGGCGAGGACAGGGACGCCCCTCGTCCCCGTCCCGGGAAGTTTCCTCATTGTCCCTGAGGGGCGAGCGGGGCTGCGAGGCCCGAGAAGCCGCCGGTGCTCGGccgggacagcggggacacgcGGCAGCCTCAGTCCGAAGGGAGGGAGAAGTCCCGGGGCCGAACACAAGGAACCGGAACGAGCCCCGGCCCCGGTGAGCCGCCACAGGCACCGAGGCACCGGAGCTCCGGGAGAATCGGCCGCTCCCGGGGCCGGCAGTTTTACCGGGAGCCGCGGGACCGGGAGGTGGATCGGCGCCGCCGAGTCGTGACCGTGACCGTGACCGAGCGCGGGGGCCGAGCGGTGGATCGGGCCCGCCGGCAACGGAAACCCGGTACCGGCCCCGAGCCTCAGGGGGACGGCGGCTCCGTCCGGGGCTTggcctgctggagcagccctgtaCCGGCGGGGTCCGACGGCCGCTCACGGACGGGGACGAACCGGCCCCACATCCACCGAGCTCGGCCGAAACGGGAGGACGGGCGGAAACCGACAGCCAGCACGGCGCCTCCGGGAATGAAAAAATCCGTTACTGGGTTGGAGAGGCGGACGCGGACGGACAGATCGAGTCTCCGGGATTAACGGAAAATCCCTCAGACGGAGGGACACACGGACCGGCAAAGCACGGCGTCGCCGGGAATGAATAAAACCGTTACCGGGACAGCCAGACCGACGCGGACAGACCGAAAAAGGCTCCGgtaattaaagcagaaaaacGATTCCCGTCCCTTACTGAGACGGACAGAGAGAGTCTCCGTGATTAacgtggaaaaaaaaaaaaatattaccgGGACGGACAGAACGACAGTCACGGCAGAGCAGTGTGCCGGTAATTAACGGATACGATTGGGCACAACGCGATTCACGCCGGTAACGAAAAACCCTTTGGACAGACGGACACGGACCGCTAGATCAGCCCTCCCGTGAGTAACCGAACCTTCGTTACCGATCGGACAGATGAACGAGGATGGAGCCAGACTCCGGTAATTAacgggggggaaaaaaaatccctaattACGGAGAGTCGCTCCGGTAATTAAGGAACCATAGCGGGCAGACAGACGGACAGATAGAGCAGCGATCCTGTGATTAACGAATAAACCAACTCGTTAATGGGCGGACAGACGAACAGAACGAGGATGCCTCGGGCTCCCGGTTTTAAGGTAAAAACCCTCGTTATCTGACGGACGGTCACGGCATGGAACGAAATAAGTGAGCGAAAATATCCCATTACCGGGTGGACAGACGGACAGGAACGGGGGcgaagaaaatcttttttccGGGACGGACAGACGGGCAAAAACGGGGCCGATCGGAGCTCCCGGAATTAAGGTAAAAAGGCCCGTTACCGGACGGACATATCGATAGAAAATGGATcggaaaaaaaagaaaaaaaaaccaaccaaaaccaccGAAACAAACCGTTACCGGGTCATCAGACAGACAAAAAAGGGAACGATAGAGGCTCCCGGGCGGAGGTAAATTCCCGTTACCGGCCAGACGGAAGGACAGACACGGGATTAATAAAAATGAACGAAAAAAAGCCCCGTTGCCGGCCAGAAAAACACGGGAGCGATCGGGGTTCCCGGAGCGGGCGTGAAGCTCCGGTACCGGCCGGACAGATGGACACGGCAGAGCGGGGATCTCGGAATTAACAAAACCCGGTCGCGAACCGGCCGCGGGTAACGGCGGAACGAGCCGGGACTGGCGGACAGACGGAGGTGCCGGTAATTCAGGTAAAACCTCGTTACCGGGACGGACCCACCGACACAGCCGGGACAGCCCAGGGCTTCCGTGATGAACGAAAACGCCTCTTCGCTGCGACGGAAGGACGGACTGACCACGGAGAGATCAGGGCTCCCGGAGCGGGGGTAAATCCCCGTTACCGAGAGGGACGGACGGACAGAAACGGGGCCGATCGGGGCTCTGAGAGTGGAGGGGAAGCCCCGTTACCGGACTGAGGGACGAACGCGGCATCGATCAGGTTTTCGTGACCTCGGTAAAGCCGTGCTACCGGGACGGACCCACGGACTCGGCCAGGACCGCCGGGGGCTCTTCTGCTGAACAAGGAGTGAGTCCGCGCTGCGAGAGAGCCCGGGAGCCACGGCTGTTACCGGGGGACGCACGGCCCGAGCGAGCCGCGTTATCGAGAGGCGGATCGGTGCCACCGGCAGCGGCGGGGCTGGAACGGACCGGGGGCCGGAGCGGAAAGGAGATCGGGACAGCGATCGGGATCCCGCCGGCGGCGTGGAGCCGTGCCCGGGGTGGCGATCCACGTCTCGCCGGGGGTTCTCTAGGTCGCTAAGGGCAGCAGCGACCGCACCGGCACCGGGAGAGGCGTCGGGGTCGAATCTGCGGATCAGCACGGCCTCGGTTCTCCTGGAATCCTAGAGAAGAAGGATCCCGGTTCTCTATCGAGGCTCCCGGCTTCGTTCCTGcccgccggagccgccgccggcgGGACACGGGTGTATCAGCCCCGGTCGCAACGGGGGCGACTCCGACACGACCGCGGCCGCTGTAGAACGATGACTCCCGGTTTCTGGCGCCGGCCGCGGTTCGGTTTGCTCCGCTGGGTTGGGCACGACTCGTCTGCCTTCGGTTCGATATGGCCGGTTCGTCTCCGTTCGACCGGGAGTCGGCGGGGCCGGGACGCACCCGCAGGGCTCGGCGGGGCCGGTGCGGCTGCAGTTACCGGTGCCCCGGCACTGCTGTGCCCACAGGTCGGGACCCGCAGTGCTCGGAGCGGGTCCCGGTGCGTGTACCGGTGTCTTTGACCTGACGCCGCTGCCCCCGCAGGTCGAGGCCCGCGGTGCTCTGCGCGGCTCGGCGGTGCCGGTGCTCTCGGGGTCCCCGTGCCGGTAGCCTGCCCCACAAACCCTTCCCCGCCGGGCATCCCGGTGCCGCTGCGGTTCCCGGTGCCGTTACCGATGCGATGCCCCGCACCCGCAGGCACTTCACAGCCGGGGGCCGCTCCCCGGTGCGGGTCCCGGTGCTGCTCCCCGGTCTCCGTGCCCTAACCCCGCTGTCTCCGCAGGTCCGTCCCCGCCGGGCGCCTCGGGCCCGCGCCCTCCCTGCAGGAAGCGTCGCAAGTCCCGGACCGCGTTCACGGCGCAGCAGCTGCGGGAGCTGGAGCAGCGATTCCGGCGGCAGCGCTACCTCTCCCCGGTGGACCGGGACGCGCTGGCGGCGCGGCTGGCGCTCTCCGCCGCCCAGGTCATCACCTGGTTCCAGAACCGCCGCGCCAAGCTCAAGCGGGACCTGGAGGAGCTGCGGGCGGACGTGGCCTCGCTGCAAGCGCTGCCCCCCGccgccctgcagcagctggcgGGGCTGCCCGAACCCCCGGGGGCTCCCGGTACCGGCACCGGGACCACAGAGCCCGCCGAGCTCTCGGAGGAGGAGATCGACGTGGCGGACTGAGCCGAGCacgctcggctccgttcggaTCCACTGGGACCGAGACTGCTCCGTTCGGATCCACGTGGCTCCACTCGGGCCGGCTCGGCCGAGTTCGGATTCACTCGGGTCCGAGACTGCTCCGTTCGGATCCGCCGGACTCCGTTCGGCTCCGTCCGGGTGCACTCGGGTCCGTTCGGAGTGACTCGGCCCCGCCGCACCCGCTCGGCTCGGTTCGGAAAGGAGCCGAGCCCAGCCCCGCCCCCTCGGTGCACCCTTTTgcggctttttttttgttcgtCTTTccattgttttggttttttttttaattttattttctatcgGCCCCCGGTGTAAATATTTGCAATAAAGGCAACACCTTAATATGGACCCCAGAGACCTCCACCCCCCACTTTTTTTCCGGGCGAGCACCTCCCACCGCGGgcattaatttgttttaacCGGTGATTAATTACCGGCTGCGGccgcccctgcccccctcaATTTGCATATTAATCAAATTGTATTTGATCTCACGCCTGTCACACCCTCCCCTCAAGCTCCTGTCACCAACCAGTGACATTAAGGGGGGGTGGAGACCCCCCCTCGCTGTCCCCCGGGGCTGGAGTGACACGGGGAGTGacgggggacagagggggacacGCGAGGGAGAGGGGTGGCAGGGAGGCTGAAGGCCACCGGCCCAAAACAAGGCCAGAGAGCAAAAGAAATCTcagctttattaaaaaactCAACTTGGTACAAATCCCTGAGGGGCCTCGGGGAACAGCCCAGGCCCAACCCCTCAGCACACCCCAGCAGCCCCAAGGCACGAGAGGGAGACATTCCCACCCCTGGCAGTGGGGGGACAAGGCACAGGCAGGTACAGGCAGGTGAGGGGGGGGGGCTGCCAGGGGCCCCCCCAACAGAGCAGGGTCAACTGAGCAGCCCCCTGGGGGTGGCCTTGCCCTTGGCACGGGGCATGGGGGCCGGGGTGGCGTGGGCCGGGTGCTTGAGTTGCAGCAACAGCTTGCTGCCCTCCAAGGTGGCACCCTGGGGACAGAAGGAGCTGGCACCGGGACAGGTcccctgtggggacagggtgtCCCAGGGCCACCCGAGAGGTGGAGGGGGGTCCCACAAGTTCCCCCAGCTCACCTGCATGGCCCTGAAGGCCTCCTCGGCCTCTGCTTTCCCGCAGAAGTTGATGAAGGCGCAGTGGCGGCCCGGGAGCAGCCGCACGGAGCGGATCTCCCCAAACCTGGGGGGCACAGACCCCCAAATGTAGGGGGGCAACAGTTAGAGATTGCTAAATGGGGAGGTGGAGGGTTAGAGACCCCCAAACCTGCAGGGTCAGAGACTCTCAAACATGCAAAGCAAGGTTTGCCAACCCCCaacagctggggaagggtgAAAGACTCCCAAAGATGGAGACTGAGACACCCCCAAGTCTCCAGAATGGGGGAACAGAGACTCCCAAACCTGAGGAGGAACAGTTAAAGACACCCCAAGCTGTGGGACAGAGACCTCCCAAACCTGTGGGTGGTGTGTGAGTCAGACACTACTCCCCAAGCATCCCTTGCAGGTCAAAACCACCAGAGAATGAGGATAGAGACAGAGCTGGGGAGCTTGGGGGGtcaccagggctgtgccaggggcttggggtcctggaggaggagaggtCCTGGGGGTCACTCACCGGCCGAAGGCACGACGCAGCACCTTCTCGTTGATGTGGGAGGTGACGTTGCCCACCCAGAGCGGGAAGCAGTCCCTGCCAAGAGCCATCCTGGTGTcatcagagccagcactgccccgCTCTGGGCCCCCCCTCCCAAATCACCAGAGCCCCGTACCTGGCGGGGTGGCTCGGTGGCAGTGTTGGGAAGTCACTGGCGACAGCAGGTGCCCGTTCCGGGTCTTTTCTGGAGGTCCTGGCACTGCCTCCCGTCACACTTTTGTCACCTGTGTCCTGGCAGCTCCCGGTTGCCCATCCTGCTGCCGAGGGGCCAAAGGGGTTCAGCAcccactggggacacagggatacCCCCGGGGTCCCCCCAGCCCACCCACCCCTGTCCCTTACCAGGGAGAAACAGCGGCTCCTTAGCCTTGAGCAGGaaaggggacacggggacgccCCCGGGGCGGCTGCACTGctgtgaggggacaggggtgaGGTGTGGggggcacagcaggacagggggCAGGGGGTAGGGGATTGGGAAAGGGGGGGgtctcacctgcagcagggcccTGCAGGCCTCCAGCTGCGTGGCTGCCTCAGCATAGGCcccgtcctgcagcagcagctcctcgaAGGTGCGCGCGGCCTCGGCGTAGCGCTGGGGGCCGGAGGGCACCTGCGACCCCCTGCCAGGCCCCACAGGCACCCCGCACCCCCCACCCAGCCCAAATGGCACCTCAAAGCCTCACTGACATCCCCCAGCGCAGCCCTACCCCGCCCCAATAACACCCTGCAGCACCCCCAGTGCCCTGCCCAGTCCTCCCAGGCCCAACTCACAAATAATGTGACCAGCCCCACCCCTCAGCCACTGCACCCTACAGCTCCTCCagtgccccacagcccccacccAGACCCACTCGCACCCctcagccccctgcccagcccagcagcattTCAAACCCCCCAGTTTGTCTCCAACACCACCCCACAGCACCCTTCAGCCATCCTGAAAGCCCCATCCTTGCTCCTAGAACGCACCCAGCCATGGCACCCACCTCCTGCAGTCCTCCCCCCCAGGACTCCAGCCCCCTGCACAGTCCCTGGAGCCCCCCTCCCAGGTACCTGAAGCCCCCGCAGGGCCTTGCCCTTGCGGAAGGAGCCCTTGGGCCAGCCCGGCCGCAGCGCCAGCGCCGCCTCCGCGTCCGCCAGCGCCTCCTCGTACCGgcccagcttctccaggcagtAGGAGCGGTTCCCCAGGAAGCTGTGGGGATGGGGGGTGTCACTGAGGCCTGTCCCTCCCACCCCAGGAGCCCTGACTCACCCCAAAGCCCCTCTGCTCACCGGTGTTCCCGGGGGTTCAGCTCCAGGGCGACGGTGAAAGCCCAAACCGCCTCGGTGTGCTGGCCCATCTGGGCTGCCTCGATGCCATGGCctggggaggtgacacagggagGGACAgtccccccagcacagcccctctgagctggggagaagcagggagagcccccagtgccctcccctCGCCTCTCTGGGGGTCCCTGCACTGACCTGCAAGCGCCAGGCTCTGCTCTAAcgtgctggggctgggtggcctgggctggaggggctggggggacacagcTCTCTCCACAggcttcccccttcccttctctggcACCTTCCTGCTTGGCTCCACGTTCTGTGTCCCGGGGGATTGGTCACTGCCCGGGGGAGGCAGCCTGACCCCTGCCTTCTCCCGTGCTTTGCAGACAAAAGTGCAGCTCAggtccagctcctcctggggaagcagggagggatgggcaggcagagccctgggacccccccatCCCCAGATGGTCCCCCTGGGGAGACTGTCCCTCACCTCTGTCACCGCTGTGTCCTCTGGCACAGGCTCCTCCGAGGGGACTGTGGAGTCCCCAGGGCACGGGGAGGGCTCTGGGCAGCATCCCTCATCCTCAGCACCATTTGAGGAAGGCCCAGCGCCTGCAGGGACACTTGAGGGGCTCTGCAAGGAGAGGGAGGGGGTGAGGTGACAGGGCTAAGGGGTGCTGGCTGGCCCCCCACCTCTGGGCACCCCCAGAACGGCACAAGGGGTCTGGACTGGTCACTCACTGGGTCAGCGTTCTCTTTGTTCTTCTGCTCTTGACCCAGTTTCTCCCGTTTCTTTCGGTCTTTTTGTTTCTGGAAAGGGAAAGCATAGACTCATGAGCAGGCATCAGGTAGAGAAATGCAGTCCCAGCACCCTCAGTAACACAATCCCCGATCTCAGGGACCTGCTGGCTGCACCCCAAGAAGAGGCAGTGACCCCCATGAGACTCACAAGCAGGTGTCAGGCAGAGAAATGCAGTCCCAGCACCCTCAGCCACGCGATCCCCGATCTCAGGGACCTGCTGGCTGCACCCCAAGAAGAGGCAGTGACCCCAGTCCCCAGGGGCTGGCTGTGGCCCTTCCCAGGGCTCACCCAccttcttcttcagcttcttcttCTCTGCCTTCCTCTTGGCCCgctcctcctctgccaccagctcctgcGCGTTCTTCTCAGCTTCCTGCAGGAGGGACGCCCAGAGTCAGGACGGCCCCGGGGCCACGAGGTGGGACCCTCCAGCCcctgggggacagcagagggaCTGCCCACCTCTGCCGTGAGCCAGGTGCGGCAGGGCGTGGGCAGCCGGTGCAGCCGCGCCTCCAGGGCGGTGGGAGAGGTCcgggggagctgctggggcgGCTCCGAGCACAGGAAGGACTTGCGGAAGCCGCAGTAGCTGTAGGGAACGGCCCCCTCCGCGACGGGAACGTCCAAGAACCGCAAACCTGCGTCGAGCTCATCCTCGTCGTAGTCGTAATCGTCGCCATCGTCGTCGTCATCCCCCAGCCCGCAGTAATCCACGCTGGGGTCTGGCAGGAGAACGGGGTGTGTGAGGAGCAGTCACCGGATCCCGGCAGTCCTCACCCCGTTGCCCCCTCACGGAGCACGGGGACCCCCGGTAGCCCCCGCCGCACTCACCGTCGTCCCAGAGCAGACACACCTCCCCCGCCTTGTACTGAATCACTGTCTGGGAGCGGCCCTGCGACGGCACCGGCAGGTCGGCGAAGCTGCACATAGGGTGCCGGGGGCAGAAGGGCGCTGTGGGAAGCAGAAACAGCCATGAGCCGGCGGAGGCGGAACCGAAACCGAGCCTCGTTCTGGGCTCCCACCCCGGCGGCCCCCCCTCCGCCACGGCCCGTACCGCCGCTCCAGCCAGCGGGGCCGAGCGTACAGCCCCAGGGGCAGGCAGCGGGAGCAGGCCCGAAGCCGCAGCCGCCCAGTCCGGGCCCGTCCTGCTCCCGCGTCCCGCCCGAGCCCCGCATCGCcaccggccgccgccgccgcgcctcAGAATTGCATCACGGGCCTACCGGAAAAACGTCACGGCGCCGGTTGAAGCCGCCCGGCCGCCATGTTGGATGCGGGCAGGACGGCGGCCCGCAGGGCCCTCACGGAGCGGGACCGGCGCTTCACATCCTCTCTCGCCGTCCCAGCCTGCCCCAAGGCCGTGGGCTCGGCCGCCCCCCGCCACTCGTCACGCCGGGCCCCTCCTGGCGGCCGGCTTGGCCCAGCCCCCCGGATTAGCCAGGGCGCGGCCTTAAGCCTCTTTGCTGCCGCCGCCCCCGGCATGGCTCGGCATGGACGCCGGCGGCGCTGAGCGGCGCGGCGaagagctctgcctgcaggtgaGGCCGCTCGGGGCAGCGGGGGCTCGGACAGCACTCAcggggcagcggcggggccAGGCCGGTAACGGAATGGGCAGGGGGGCACCgggcccaggctgtgctgcGTCTCCATGGCAACGGCACAGGGGGCGGGGCGGAGGTGTGGCCAAACGTGGCGAGCTCTGGCCAGGGGCGTGGCCACAGCGGGAGCAAGGTGTAGGTGTGGCTATGGGGCGTGGTCAGTGTGCCAGTGGGCGGGGTCACGAGTGGCCCCGCCCGTCGCCCCGGCCCGGGGGTCCTGAGCCCCCTGTACCCCTCCAGGTGGGCGACGCCGGCCTGGGCGgcctcatcctgctgctgctgacgGCCCGGCCGGGACCGGGCGATGGGGCTGCCCGCGGGGAGCCCCCCGAACCCGGTGAGACcccccgggggctgcggggaccACAACGGCATGTGGTGTTTTGGGGGGCTGCGGGGATCCTGATGGGGTGCGTGGTCCTGGGGGGAGTGTGAAGGACCCTAACGGGGTGCAGGGTCCTTGGGGGGGCATTGATGGCATGTGGTGGACTGTGGGGACCCCAATGGGCTGTGGGGTCCTGGGGGAACTGTGGGGAACCTTACAGGGTCCCGGGGGTCTTAGGGTTACGGTGGCCGTGGGGCAGTGATGGGGCGATGCAGGTGCTGCCCCACAGCAAGGTACTTCAGACTGGGGGTCCCTACCCTCCACCATGGTCGCTTCCCCATCCTGAGGGTCCTGTGCCCCCCAGGCGGGTCGCGGGGGCCCCTGGCACGCTCCTTGCAGCGGGCAGAGGCCATGCTGCGCAGTGTCACCCCGGGACTGCGCCGCCTGCTGTCCCCGCGGTCGAGCCGGCGCGGTGACGGcgatgaggatgatgaggaggatgaggatgaagcAGCGTCCATCGTGGTCCCGCTGGAGCAAAGCTTCCCAGGGCTGCGCCGCCGCCTCTGCGTCTGGGAGGACCCTCGCACCGAGACTTTCCTGGGGTACGTGCGGCCCCATCCCAGCGGCGCCGGTGACTTTACTGAGGACGCCGTGCGGCGGCGCGTGGCGGAGCGGGGAGCGACCCTGCACGCCCTGCTGCAGCACCGCCACCAGCTCCGCCTGGCCCGCGACTTCACCCGACGCCTCAAGGCCTCCTCCGACTTCCTGCGGCGGCTGCtggcgccgccggggcccggAGAGCCCGGGGACCCCGCGCCGGCTCCGCgggagctgtgcctggagctgcGGGCGCACGCGGGGCACTGGGCCGCGCTGCTGCGGCGGCTGCGGACGGACGCGTGGCTGCGGGTGCTGCCGCAGCGCCGGGGCGAGGCCGTGCTGCACATGCGGtgggcgctgctgctgcccgcGCTGATGGCCACGCGCCTCACCGGGCGACGCATCGAGGGACGGCTGCGGGAGCTCGGCCGCCCCGGCACCCCCGTCCCGGCCTCTGAGTGCCTGGCTGACCTCTTCCAGGGCCTGGAGATCTACAACCGCGtggtgcaggggctgctggaggagctgggccCCGAGGTGAAGGTCCCCGGCGCCTTCACGCTGGGTGGGGTGCTGCGGCTGCTGGCGGCCGAgcgcgggccgggccgtggcCCAGAGGCTCCGGCCCCTCCTGTGGCCCCAGAGTGGGACCATCAGGGATGGACGCATCCGCTGGGAGGACGTGGCGGTGCCGTGGCCACCAGGGCACGATGCGGCGGAGACGGGCACGGGGGTGGACACGGAACCTTCCGGAGCAGAGGCGCCAGCAGCGCTGGCGGCTGAGCTGCAGGCACTGTGCCAGGAGGACGAGGAGCTGATGGGACACGTTCTCGGGGCGCTGGTGGCCTCAGCTGACAGCCTGTGGCAACCGGTGCTGTCAGAGAGCCCCGAGCCCCCGGGGCTGCGGCCGGGCAGCGCGGGTGGCTGGAAGGCCGTGCGGTGGCTGGACGCCGCCCGCGGCCCCGTGGCTGCCACCCTGAGTGCCCGGTACCGCCAGCTCCTCTGGGAGGCTGTGGCAGCCGTGCTGGCAGACGGCCCCGGCACCCCTCCTGCCACCCCCAGTGCCACCGTCACCGCGGCGTGGGAGCTGAGCCGCGCGCTCGCTGTCGGTATGTGGGGGTACAGGGGGTGTGGGGCTCCACCCGGAGCCCCACCCTGAGCCCCgctgtgtccccacagcccgTGTGCCCGCTGAGTGCcgggaggagctgggggggctctgcctGCGCCTGCTGTGCCGCAGCGtcctctgcagctgggacacGGGTATGGGGGGCTGGGGGACCAcagggaggggtgcagggtgtgGGCTCTGGGGTAAAAGGTGGGGGGCAGGATGTGGGGCAGTTGGTGGATATGGGGTGAGGGAGTGGGGGAATGCTAAGAAGGGTTGGATATGGGGTGTGGGGTGAAAGCGGGGGATGTTGGGGCTTTCTGACTGTTTCTCCTCCAGATTTTACCCGTGctctgggctcagggctgtCAGACAAGTGCTTGGAGGCGCCAGGGGGGCCCCCGGGGCCGGGGTGCAGCCGCACGGCCCAGCAGCTCCGGTGCCTCTTCCCGGCCCTGGCGCTGGCCCTGCGCTGCCTGCGCCTGCTGCCCGCCCGCCCTCATGGTGAGAGGGGTCTGGGGCGGGGGGCAGCTGGGTCTGGGGGTGCTCTCTGTGCTGACCCCCACCCGCAGCTCCCCCCGGGGGTCTCTGCCTGCggctgcaggtgctgggccGGTGCCTGGCGGCGGTGGCGGCCGCCCACGCGTGGCTgacgggccgggccgggcggtaCCTGGCGGCCTGGGCGCTGCCTCAGTTCCTGCTGCTCACCCAGGGAGACCTGCAGgtacagggacacagcaggcaCGGGGGTCTGGGGgcacacagcagggctggactCACTCCACCTGCTGCCC
This region includes:
- the TTC31 gene encoding tetratricopeptide repeat protein 31 isoform X3, whose amino-acid sequence is MRGSGGTREQDGPGLGGCGFGPAPAACPWGCTLGPAGWSGAPFCPRHPMCSFADLPVPSQGRSQTVIQYKAGEVCLLWDDDPSVDYCGLGDDDDDGDDYDYDEDELDAGLRFLDVPVAEGAVPYSYCGFRKSFLCSEPPQQLPRTSPTALEARLHRLPTPCRTWLTAEEAEKNAQELVAEEERAKRKAEKKKLKKKKQKDRKKREKLGQEQKNKENADPSPSSVPAGAGPSSNGAEDEGCCPEPSPCPGDSTVPSEEPVPEDTAVTEEELDLSCTFVCKAREKAGVRLPPPGSDQSPGTQNVEPSRKVPEKGRGKPVERAVSPQPLQPRPPSPSTLEQSLALAGHGIEAAQMGQHTEAVWAFTVALELNPREHRFLGNRSYCLEKLGRYEEALADAEAALALRPGWPKGSFRKGKALRGLQRYAEAARTFEELLLQDGAYAEAATQLEACRALLQCSRPGGVPVSPFLLKAKEPLFLPAGWATGSCQDTGDKSVTGGSARTSRKDPERAPAVASDFPTLPPSHPARDCFPLWVGNVTSHINEKVLRRAFGRFGEIRSVRLLPGRHCAFINFCGKAEAEEAFRAMQGATLEGSKLLLQLKHPAHATPAPMPRAKGKATPRGLLS
- the TTC31 gene encoding tetratricopeptide repeat protein 31 isoform X2; this translates as MRGSGGTREQDGPGLGGCGFGPAPAACPWGCTLGPAGWSGAPFCPRHPMCSFADLPVPSQGRSQTVIQYKAGEVCLLWDDDPSVDYCGLGDDDDDGDDYDYDEDELDAGLRFLDVPVAEGAVPYSYCGFRKSFLCSEPPQQLPRTSPTALEARLHRLPTPCRTWLTAEEAEKNAQELVAEEERAKRKAEKKKLKKKKQKDRKKREKLGQEQKNKENADPSPSSVPAGAGPSSNGAEDEGCCPEPSPCPGDSTVPSEEPVPEDTAVTEEELDLSCTFVCKAREKAGVRLPPPGSDQSPGTQNVEPSRKVPEKGRGKPVERAVSPQPLQPRPPSPSTLEQSLALAGHGIEAAQMGQHTEAVWAFTVALELNPREHRFLGNRSYCLEKLGRYEEALADAEAALALRPGWPKGSFRKGKALRGLQRYAEAARTFEELLLQDGAYAEAATQLEACRALLQQCSRPGGVPVSPFLLKAKEPLFLPGWATGSCQDTGDKSVTGGSARTSRKDPERAPAVASDFPTLPPSHPARDCFPLWVGNVTSHINEKVLRRAFGRFGEIRSVRLLPGRHCAFINFCGKAEAEEAFRAMQGATLEGSKLLLQLKHPAHATPAPMPRAKGKATPRGLLS
- the LBX2 gene encoding LOW QUALITY PROTEIN: transcription factor LBX2 (The sequence of the model RefSeq protein was modified relative to this genomic sequence to represent the inferred CDS: deleted 1 base in 1 codon), whose product is MTSAGEAAGSPPLPAAVGGHRRSPLDRLPPPANTTKPLTPFGIEDILGRPRGGSPPGTGTGPAAPPAPTGPRGGGGGCAPASPLWALEELASKTFQGLELGMLQAAGGPSPPGASGPRPPCRKRRKSRTAFTAQQLRELEQRFRRQRYLSPVDRDALAARLALSAAQVITWFQNRRAKLKRDLEELRADVASLQALPPAALQQLAGLPEPPGAPGTGTGTTEPAELSEEEIDVAD
- the TTC31 gene encoding tetratricopeptide repeat protein 31 isoform X1 encodes the protein MRGSGGTREQDGPGLGGCGFGPAPAACPWGCTLGPAGWSGAPFCPRHPMCSFADLPVPSQGRSQTVIQYKAGEVCLLWDDDPSVDYCGLGDDDDDGDDYDYDEDELDAGLRFLDVPVAEGAVPYSYCGFRKSFLCSEPPQQLPRTSPTALEARLHRLPTPCRTWLTAEEAEKNAQELVAEEERAKRKAEKKKLKKKKQKDRKKREKLGQEQKNKENADPSPSSVPAGAGPSSNGAEDEGCCPEPSPCPGDSTVPSEEPVPEDTAVTEEELDLSCTFVCKAREKAGVRLPPPGSDQSPGTQNVEPSRKVPEKGRGKPVERAVSPQPLQPRPPSPSTLEQSLALAGHGIEAAQMGQHTEAVWAFTVALELNPREHRFLGNRSYCLEKLGRYEEALADAEAALALRPGWPKGSFRKGKALRGLQRYAEAARTFEELLLQDGAYAEAATQLEACRALLQQCSRPGGVPVSPFLLKAKEPLFLPAGWATGSCQDTGDKSVTGGSARTSRKDPERAPAVASDFPTLPPSHPARDCFPLWVGNVTSHINEKVLRRAFGRFGEIRSVRLLPGRHCAFINFCGKAEAEEAFRAMQGATLEGSKLLLQLKHPAHATPAPMPRAKGKATPRGLLS
- the TTC31 gene encoding tetratricopeptide repeat protein 31 isoform X4, producing the protein MCSFADLPVPSQGRSQTVIQYKAGEVCLLWDDDPSVDYCGLGDDDDDGDDYDYDEDELDAGLRFLDVPVAEGAVPYSYCGFRKSFLCSEPPQQLPRTSPTALEARLHRLPTPCRTWLTAEEAEKNAQELVAEEERAKRKAEKKKLKKKKQKDRKKREKLGQEQKNKENADPSPSSVPAGAGPSSNGAEDEGCCPEPSPCPGDSTVPSEEPVPEDTAVTEEELDLSCTFVCKAREKAGVRLPPPGSDQSPGTQNVEPSRKVPEKGRGKPVERAVSPQPLQPRPPSPSTLEQSLALAGHGIEAAQMGQHTEAVWAFTVALELNPREHRFLGNRSYCLEKLGRYEEALADAEAALALRPGWPKGSFRKGKALRGLQRYAEAARTFEELLLQDGAYAEAATQLEACRALLQQCSRPGGVPVSPFLLKAKEPLFLPAGWATGSCQDTGDKSVTGGSARTSRKDPERAPAVASDFPTLPPSHPARDCFPLWVGNVTSHINEKVLRRAFGRFGEIRSVRLLPGRHCAFINFCGKAEAEEAFRAMQGATLEGSKLLLQLKHPAHATPAPMPRAKGKATPRGLLS